Proteins co-encoded in one Oncorhynchus masou masou isolate Uvic2021 chromosome 22, UVic_Omas_1.1, whole genome shotgun sequence genomic window:
- the LOC135509211 gene encoding uncharacterized protein LOC135509211 isoform X2 has product MVDPLPVTDSSYKMTEQETERMIKLRAVNEALFTGRKHTAKPAWRAILNELGLQGKLTTDQLAKKWDNLKRRYKELKCPARSMESNPNSWPWFYRMNDAMEGRFAGCAPILTPVVEEGDEEFEPSPLPRKRARRTPGKGGMSEFLTESEMDELVETEERNGAAVFQGATIGEYHTATEFSYKLTEEDTKRLIELRASNEALFTGKRNTAKPAWRAIVKEMGLAGKLSADQVAKKWDNLKTKFKDLKYPPRGMENQSTPASWPWFQLMNDAFEGRLAARAPKITPIWMNEEDYLFVSSPMPTERDPCPMPERSEISDLEEGMRPEGTEVDGTVTFLDTSGEECPTPVEFSYKMTEQDTRSLIKLRAANEVLFTGRRNAAKAAWKAILKELVLLGKVSTYQVAKKWDNLKRRYKDLKYPPVGMESIADNAASWPWFYLMNEAMEGRLAASGPVLTPITEGDDPEPSPSQSSRNRGCPLLEKGDITLEYQQEIYVHPTIEECHRATAECESALREERLGRGPAGGTAAQKSVTLERGWEMVERERAALEGDRAAVDRERQWLESERANLARDRMLLEQDMAALGREREAFESQRAAVMMHSATGVHTGHVNHCGMGM; this is encoded by the exons ATGGTGGACCCACTTCCCGTCACGGATAGCTCTTATAAAA TGACAGAGCAGGAGACGGAGAGAATGATAAAGCTGCGTGCCGTGAATGAGGCTCTCTTCACAGGCAGAAAACATACTGCCAAGCCTGCCTGGAG AGCTATTTTGAATGAGTTGGGCCTTCAGGGAAAGCTGACTACTGACCAGCTTGCCAAAAAGTGGGATAACCTCAAGAGGCGATATAAG GAGTTGAAATGTCCAGCCCGCAGCATGGAGAGCAACCCAAATTCCTGGCCCTGGTTCTACCGCATGAATGATGCCATGGAGGGACGATTCGCCGGCTGCGCCCCCATCCTGACGCCAGTAGTAGAGGAGGGTGATGAGGAGTTTGAGCCCTCTCCACTACCAAGGAAGAGGGCTCGTCGGACGCCAGGGAAGGGGGGGATGTCTGAGTTCTTGACAGAGTCTGAGATGGATGAGCTGGTGGAAacggaggagaggaatggagcaGCAGTCTTCCAAGGGGCCACCATAGGGGAGTATCACACGGCCACAGAATTCTCATATAAGC TGACTGAGGAGGACACCAAGAGATTGATAGAGTTGCGTGCTTCCAATGAGGCTCTTTTCACGGGGAAGAGAAATACGGCCAAGCCTGCCTGGAG GGCTATAGTAAAAGAGATGGGCCTCGCAGGAAAGTTGTCTGCTGACCAGGTTGCCAAAAAGTGGGACAACCTGAAGACAAAATTCAAG GACTTGAAGTATCCGCCGCGTGGCATGGAGAACCAGAGCACCCCTGCCTCCTGGCCTTGGTTCCAACTCATGAATGATGCCTTCGAGGGCCGACTGGCCGCGAGAGCCCCCAAAATAACTCCCATATGGATGAATGAGGAAGACTACTTGTTTGTATCCTCGCCGAtgcctacagagagagacccgtGTCCCATGCCAGAAAGGAGTGAGATTTCTGATCTGGAAGAGGGAATGAGACCAGAGGGGACAGAGGTGGATGGAACGGTTACGTTCTTAGACACCAGTGGAGAGGAGTGCCCCACACCTGTTGAATTCTCCTATAAAA TGACAGAGCAGGATACGAGGAGTCTGATTAAGTTGCGTGCGGCCAATGAGGTTCTCTTCACTGGGAGGCGAAATGCTGCCAAGGCTGCATGGAA GGCCATTTTAAAAGAGTTGGTTCTCCTGGGAAAGGTGTCAACTTACCAGGTGGCCAAAAAGTGGGACAACTTAAAAAGAAGATATAAG GACCTGAAGTACCCACCTGTGGGCATGGAGAGCATAGCAGACAACGCTGCTTCCTGGCCATGGTTCTACCTCATGAATGAGGCCATGGAGGGCCGCCTCGCCGCCAGCGGACCTGTCTTGACCCCCATAACGGAGGGTGATGACCCCGAGCCTTCCCCTTCACAGTCCTCTCGAAATAGAGGATGCCCATTGCTGGAAAAGGGTGACATCACACTGGAGTACCAACAAGAGATTTATGTGCACCCCACCATAGAGGAGTGCCACCGGGCCACAGCGGAGTGTGAGAGTgcactgagagaggagaggttgggtAGGGGACCAGCAGGGGGCACTGCTGCTCAGAAGTCAGTGACactggagagagggtgggagatggtggagagggagagggcagcaTTAGAGGGGGATAGAGCGGCGGTAGACCGAGAGCGGCAGTggctggagagcgagagagccaaCTTGGCAAGAGACAGGATGCTGTTGGAACAGGACATGGCGGCacttggtagagagagagaggcctttgAGAGCCAGAGGGCAGCAGTGATGATGCACAGTGCTACAGGGGTGCACACCGGACACGTAAACCACTGTGGGATGGGGATGTAG
- the LOC135509211 gene encoding uncharacterized protein LOC135509211 isoform X1: MGEAMEGRLFNSAQVLAVASLAGEAPGSSSPLTNERGQGGDGADILEFLIKTEMEDSVGTENLEDNATVNTDATQTEGPTTMGWRRISECSYKMTEQETERMIKLRAVNEALFTGRKHTAKPAWRAILNELGLQGKLTTDQLAKKWDNLKRRYKELKCPARSMESNPNSWPWFYRMNDAMEGRFAGCAPILTPVVEEGDEEFEPSPLPRKRARRTPGKGGMSEFLTESEMDELVETEERNGAAVFQGATIGEYHTATEFSYKLTEEDTKRLIELRASNEALFTGKRNTAKPAWRAIVKEMGLAGKLSADQVAKKWDNLKTKFKDLKYPPRGMENQSTPASWPWFQLMNDAFEGRLAARAPKITPIWMNEEDYLFVSSPMPTERDPCPMPERSEISDLEEGMRPEGTEVDGTVTFLDTSGEECPTPVEFSYKMTEQDTRSLIKLRAANEVLFTGRRNAAKAAWKAILKELVLLGKVSTYQVAKKWDNLKRRYKDLKYPPVGMESIADNAASWPWFYLMNEAMEGRLAASGPVLTPITEGDDPEPSPSQSSRNRGCPLLEKGDITLEYQQEIYVHPTIEECHRATAECESALREERLGRGPAGGTAAQKSVTLERGWEMVERERAALEGDRAAVDRERQWLESERANLARDRMLLEQDMAALGREREAFESQRAAVMMHSATGVHTGHVNHCGMGM; the protein is encoded by the exons ATGGGCGAGGCCATGGAAGGACGCCTTTTCAACAGCGCCCAAGTTTTGGCAGTGGCATCTTTGGCTGGTGAGGCTCCAGGTTCTTCCTCACCATTAACCAacgagagaggacaggggggtgACGGTGCTGACATTTTGGAGTTCTTGATCAAAACTGAGATGGAGGACAGTGTGGGGACAGAGAACTTGGAGGACAATGCAACTGTTAACACTGATGCAACTCAGACTGAGGGCCCTACTACTATGGGCTGGCGAAGAATTTCAGAATGCTCGTATAAAA TGACAGAGCAGGAGACGGAGAGAATGATAAAGCTGCGTGCCGTGAATGAGGCTCTCTTCACAGGCAGAAAACATACTGCCAAGCCTGCCTGGAG AGCTATTTTGAATGAGTTGGGCCTTCAGGGAAAGCTGACTACTGACCAGCTTGCCAAAAAGTGGGATAACCTCAAGAGGCGATATAAG GAGTTGAAATGTCCAGCCCGCAGCATGGAGAGCAACCCAAATTCCTGGCCCTGGTTCTACCGCATGAATGATGCCATGGAGGGACGATTCGCCGGCTGCGCCCCCATCCTGACGCCAGTAGTAGAGGAGGGTGATGAGGAGTTTGAGCCCTCTCCACTACCAAGGAAGAGGGCTCGTCGGACGCCAGGGAAGGGGGGGATGTCTGAGTTCTTGACAGAGTCTGAGATGGATGAGCTGGTGGAAacggaggagaggaatggagcaGCAGTCTTCCAAGGGGCCACCATAGGGGAGTATCACACGGCCACAGAATTCTCATATAAGC TGACTGAGGAGGACACCAAGAGATTGATAGAGTTGCGTGCTTCCAATGAGGCTCTTTTCACGGGGAAGAGAAATACGGCCAAGCCTGCCTGGAG GGCTATAGTAAAAGAGATGGGCCTCGCAGGAAAGTTGTCTGCTGACCAGGTTGCCAAAAAGTGGGACAACCTGAAGACAAAATTCAAG GACTTGAAGTATCCGCCGCGTGGCATGGAGAACCAGAGCACCCCTGCCTCCTGGCCTTGGTTCCAACTCATGAATGATGCCTTCGAGGGCCGACTGGCCGCGAGAGCCCCCAAAATAACTCCCATATGGATGAATGAGGAAGACTACTTGTTTGTATCCTCGCCGAtgcctacagagagagacccgtGTCCCATGCCAGAAAGGAGTGAGATTTCTGATCTGGAAGAGGGAATGAGACCAGAGGGGACAGAGGTGGATGGAACGGTTACGTTCTTAGACACCAGTGGAGAGGAGTGCCCCACACCTGTTGAATTCTCCTATAAAA TGACAGAGCAGGATACGAGGAGTCTGATTAAGTTGCGTGCGGCCAATGAGGTTCTCTTCACTGGGAGGCGAAATGCTGCCAAGGCTGCATGGAA GGCCATTTTAAAAGAGTTGGTTCTCCTGGGAAAGGTGTCAACTTACCAGGTGGCCAAAAAGTGGGACAACTTAAAAAGAAGATATAAG GACCTGAAGTACCCACCTGTGGGCATGGAGAGCATAGCAGACAACGCTGCTTCCTGGCCATGGTTCTACCTCATGAATGAGGCCATGGAGGGCCGCCTCGCCGCCAGCGGACCTGTCTTGACCCCCATAACGGAGGGTGATGACCCCGAGCCTTCCCCTTCACAGTCCTCTCGAAATAGAGGATGCCCATTGCTGGAAAAGGGTGACATCACACTGGAGTACCAACAAGAGATTTATGTGCACCCCACCATAGAGGAGTGCCACCGGGCCACAGCGGAGTGTGAGAGTgcactgagagaggagaggttgggtAGGGGACCAGCAGGGGGCACTGCTGCTCAGAAGTCAGTGACactggagagagggtgggagatggtggagagggagagggcagcaTTAGAGGGGGATAGAGCGGCGGTAGACCGAGAGCGGCAGTggctggagagcgagagagccaaCTTGGCAAGAGACAGGATGCTGTTGGAACAGGACATGGCGGCacttggtagagagagagaggcctttgAGAGCCAGAGGGCAGCAGTGATGATGCACAGTGCTACAGGGGTGCACACCGGACACGTAAACCACTGTGGGATGGGGATGTAG